The Thalassotalea sp. HSM 43 genome window below encodes:
- a CDS encoding glutathione peroxidase translates to MSQLYDFSVTNNKGETVPLLNYQNKVLLIVNTASACGFTPQYDGLENLYQAYKDKGLAVLAFPCNQFGEQEKGSDDDIRNFCDLNFHINFDLFAKVDVNGDKADPLFDYLTQQAKGILGSKKIKWNFTKFLVNRQGEVIKRYGSIVKPEKIAKDIEQLL, encoded by the coding sequence ATGAGTCAATTATACGATTTTAGTGTTACCAATAATAAAGGCGAAACCGTCCCGTTATTAAATTATCAAAACAAAGTGCTTTTAATTGTCAACACCGCGAGCGCATGTGGTTTTACCCCGCAATATGACGGTCTGGAGAATCTTTATCAGGCTTATAAAGACAAAGGTTTAGCGGTATTGGCATTTCCTTGTAATCAATTTGGTGAACAGGAAAAAGGCTCAGACGATGACATTCGCAATTTTTGTGATTTAAATTTTCATATTAACTTTGATTTATTTGCCAAAGTCGATGTCAATGGTGACAAAGCAGATCCGTTGTTTGATTATTTGACACAACAGGCGAAAGGTATTTTAGGCAGCAAAAAGATTAAATGGAATTTCACTAAGTTCCTGGTCAATCGCCAAGGCGAGGTGATCAAACGTTATGGTTCGATTGTTAAGCCTGAAAAAATTGCCAAAGATATTGAGCAGCTACTATAG